A window of the Teredinibacter franksiae genome harbors these coding sequences:
- the pilV gene encoding type IV pilus modification protein PilV → MPVTIRAQQAGIGLIEVLIAMLIVSIGSIGLLSMQVSGKRIGYDALQRSTATTLMRDIVERMRTNPAAVANYAANVGGYSIASEPSPNCVTAVCSPIQMAAHDLWEWEQALEGAAEIIEDNAQQRFVGGLVSPRACITHANGIVTVTIAWRGYQSTSNPTGPTCGSGADLYGDNDDQRQIVSITTYIEEI, encoded by the coding sequence ATGCCCGTAACCATTCGTGCACAGCAAGCCGGTATCGGCCTTATTGAAGTGCTAATTGCCATGCTTATTGTCTCCATTGGCTCCATTGGCCTGTTATCTATGCAGGTATCAGGTAAACGTATTGGCTACGACGCCTTACAGCGCTCTACAGCCACGACACTGATGCGAGACATCGTTGAGCGCATGCGAACCAACCCCGCAGCTGTAGCCAATTATGCTGCCAATGTCGGTGGTTACAGCATTGCCAGCGAACCAAGCCCTAACTGTGTTACCGCTGTTTGTAGCCCCATCCAAATGGCTGCCCACGACCTTTGGGAGTGGGAGCAGGCGCTTGAAGGTGCTGCGGAAATAATCGAAGACAACGCCCAACAGCGTTTTGTTGGTGGCTTGGTATCTCCACGCGCATGCATCACCCATGCGAACGGAATAGTCACCGTCACCATTGCCTGGAGAGGTTATCAATCTACCAGCAACCCCACCGGCCCTACCTGTGGCTCAGGTGCCGATCTTTACGGCGATAACGATGACCAACGTCAAATTGTTTCCATTACGACTTATATTGAGGAAATTTAG
- a CDS encoding GspH/FimT family pseudopilin translates to MKSEIENGFTLIETLIVMVIIGILAGIASPSMRTLIERNRTDAQIRGLFESIVAARSESITRNQATTLCKSSDQESCTASGNWEQGWLVYVDSNGNAALDSTEDVIRSHKALETNYTLRAVSPLTNTVSFRANGTTTDSGSLRLCPPSNDTTLGYTIELNITGRARLSKEVSECP, encoded by the coding sequence ATAAAATCTGAAATTGAAAACGGCTTTACGCTAATTGAAACGCTGATAGTGATGGTGATAATCGGCATTCTTGCCGGTATAGCTTCACCGTCCATGCGAACACTGATTGAACGCAACCGCACCGACGCACAAATACGCGGGCTCTTTGAGTCTATTGTTGCCGCCAGAAGTGAATCCATTACCCGCAACCAAGCAACTACACTCTGTAAAAGCAGTGACCAGGAATCCTGCACAGCGTCGGGTAACTGGGAGCAAGGCTGGCTGGTGTACGTCGACTCAAATGGAAATGCTGCACTAGATAGCACAGAGGACGTAATACGCAGCCATAAAGCGCTGGAAACCAACTATACATTGCGCGCGGTATCTCCCCTTACGAATACGGTCAGTTTTCGCGCAAACGGCACTACTACCGATTCCGGTAGTTTGCGCCTCTGCCCCCCCTCCAATGACACCACTCTCGGCTATACCATTGAGCTCAACATAACAGGCAGAGCCCGCCTCAGTAAGGAGGTATCTGAATGCCCGTAA
- a CDS encoding GspH/FimT family pseudopilin → MKQVFRHQNPVQGVRVAGFTLLELMAVIAILSLLVMMAAPSFEDTTTKASIRAGTTDLATDLAYARSAAVTRSESVSLCASDEGITPRACNNGSWDDGWLVFYDTDEDAVLDAGEEVVRMGASLGRRVVLTLDNAVTFSGKGVKDLVSEFRFCSADDDNARYARSIVVNVGGLVRYSRDTDSDGIHNGGEGGGNLSCP, encoded by the coding sequence ATGAAACAAGTATTTAGACACCAAAACCCGGTGCAAGGGGTTCGAGTTGCCGGATTTACATTGCTAGAGCTAATGGCCGTTATCGCTATTCTATCGCTTCTGGTGATGATGGCAGCTCCATCGTTTGAAGATACTACGACAAAAGCTTCTATACGAGCCGGCACTACGGACTTAGCAACTGATTTGGCGTATGCACGAAGTGCGGCCGTTACCCGCAGTGAATCGGTGTCGCTGTGTGCCAGCGATGAAGGTATTACACCGCGTGCTTGCAATAACGGCTCTTGGGATGACGGTTGGTTGGTTTTTTATGATACCGATGAAGACGCAGTGCTGGATGCTGGAGAAGAGGTCGTTCGTATGGGTGCATCATTGGGTAGGCGCGTTGTGCTCACACTTGATAATGCCGTTACTTTTAGTGGTAAGGGTGTAAAAGATTTGGTCTCAGAGTTTAGGTTTTGCAGTGCAGATGATGATAATGCGCGATACGCACGGTCCATTGTAGTGAATGTTGGTGGTCTTGTTCGTTACTCACGGGATACCGATAGTGACGGTATTCATAACGGCGGTGAAGGCGGGGGGAACTTATCATGCCCATGA
- the pilV gene encoding type IV pilus modification protein PilV — translation MPMNYFSLASVRKNAGFSMIEILISFLVLAAGLLGIMNIQKRGVDNSHAAYIRTQAVSLAQDMTSRVRANTAGFQAGNYDRPEPSFTVACQSTNGCSAAALASHDSFEWQAELVQVLPVGQGTVCLDSSPDDGEDAADPACDGIGNQLVVKIWWDAIPKDGEVDQQYVIPFGL, via the coding sequence ATGCCCATGAACTATTTTTCACTGGCTTCTGTACGTAAAAATGCAGGCTTTTCGATGATTGAAATTCTGATTTCGTTTCTCGTCTTGGCTGCGGGCTTGTTGGGCATTATGAATATTCAAAAACGTGGTGTGGATAATAGCCACGCTGCCTATATAAGAACGCAGGCCGTGTCGCTGGCGCAAGATATGACCAGCCGTGTACGAGCCAATACGGCGGGTTTTCAAGCGGGTAATTACGATCGTCCAGAGCCTTCTTTTACTGTAGCGTGTCAAAGCACTAATGGTTGTAGCGCTGCGGCTCTTGCGAGTCACGACAGTTTTGAATGGCAGGCTGAGTTGGTTCAAGTATTACCTGTAGGGCAGGGAACAGTATGTCTTGATTCCTCGCCGGATGATGGTGAAGACGCTGCAGACCCGGCCTGTGATGGCATTGGTAATCAGTTAGTGGTAAAAATTTGGTGGGATGCAATTCCTAAAGATGGTGAGGTTGATCAACAATATGTTATCCCATTTGGTCTGTAA